Proteins encoded by one window of Ulvibacter sp. MAR_2010_11:
- a CDS encoding VTT domain-containing protein, translated as MDGWIEIILHTDDALLGIVAQNVLFAYIFLFMIILLETGLIIFPFLPGDGLLFSAGVVAASTELNVWILLVVLIIAAVLGNVLNYSVGKVLGNRIRQSDNFIIKKYIINNLPRTQVFYDKHGGNAIVFGRFFPIIRTYIPFFAGIVKVEKSLFIEKTIIGAVSWISLFLLLGFFVGEIEWVKNNYGLIFLCLIIITLIPLLFSLIKKIISKK; from the coding sequence ATGGATGGATGGATTGAAATAATATTGCACACCGATGATGCTCTATTAGGTATAGTAGCACAAAATGTTTTATTCGCTTATATTTTTCTTTTTATGATTATCCTGCTGGAAACGGGCTTAATAATTTTTCCTTTTTTGCCCGGAGATGGTTTACTATTTTCAGCAGGGGTAGTTGCAGCTTCTACCGAATTAAATGTTTGGATTTTACTTGTAGTCCTTATAATTGCGGCAGTTCTAGGGAATGTTTTAAACTATTCAGTTGGAAAGGTGCTTGGAAATAGGATCAGACAAAGTGATAATTTTATTATAAAAAAATATATAATAAATAATTTACCTCGTACACAAGTATTCTATGACAAACACGGTGGAAACGCAATAGTATTTGGTCGTTTTTTTCCCATTATCAGAACATATATTCCATTTTTTGCGGGAATTGTCAAAGTGGAGAAGAGTTTATTCATTGAGAAAACGATTATTGGGGCCGTTTCGTGGATATCCTTATTCTTGTTGCTTGGCTTTTTTGTTGGAGAGATTGAATGGGTAAAAAACAACTACGGACTTATCTTTCTTTGTCTTATAATA